From Burkholderia sp. WP9, a single genomic window includes:
- a CDS encoding heparin lyase I family protein, with translation MNPKHLSWLRHVVTASLCLVTACSAQTRDASVLDMPGFHNLFATNWAHGFGPAVDIQSPDTQDLIVVNDPLSPDQRAVKVSIRRSENFSHVANGTPRGEMVFARAAKIVSGREYRIEWTTLLPADFVFDDDQMQIIMQIHQTDMWVGSPPIMLQLHGSDYVFSERGGSDTRHGHDASLPGASSDRGKWVRWTLHYRPDSTGEHAVTELWKNGTQVFASRGVPNEYPQERHAYLKLGVYKPSWQNFRSKTTETGLFYGPVSISERVESSE, from the coding sequence ATGAACCCGAAACACCTTTCCTGGCTACGCCACGTTGTGACAGCCTCGCTGTGCCTCGTCACAGCCTGCTCGGCACAAACACGTGATGCTTCGGTTCTGGATATGCCGGGTTTTCACAATCTGTTCGCCACCAATTGGGCACACGGGTTCGGTCCGGCGGTAGACATTCAGAGTCCGGATACGCAAGACCTCATTGTAGTCAATGATCCGCTATCACCTGATCAACGCGCGGTGAAAGTTAGCATTCGACGCAGCGAGAACTTTTCCCACGTCGCGAACGGCACGCCCCGCGGCGAAATGGTGTTCGCACGAGCGGCAAAAATCGTTTCTGGCCGTGAGTACCGCATAGAGTGGACCACGTTGCTGCCGGCCGATTTTGTATTCGACGACGACCAGATGCAAATCATCATGCAAATCCATCAGACAGACATGTGGGTGGGCTCTCCGCCAATTATGCTGCAACTACACGGGAGCGATTACGTGTTTTCTGAGCGCGGCGGTTCCGATACCAGGCACGGCCACGACGCCAGCTTGCCCGGCGCAAGTTCGGACCGTGGTAAATGGGTTCGCTGGACTCTCCACTATCGACCTGATTCGACCGGCGAGCATGCGGTAACGGAATTATGGAAGAACGGCACTCAGGTCTTCGCTTCTCGCGGCGTCCCAAATGAGTACCCTCAGGAGCGCCACGCATACTTGAAGCTTGGAGTCTATAAGCCGAGTTGGCAAAACTTTCGTTCGAAAACTACCGAGACAGGTCTGTTCTATGGGCCCGTCTCGATCTCCGAGCGCGTGGAGTCAAGCGAATGA
- a CDS encoding glycosyltransferase family 4 protein, protein MSVRILQVGPGHGQKGGIATVLSQLATSRDQFEKAGVSLSFFETRGFRNIGGPLAFWMVDVPLFARSAISVDVVHFHVSERGSFYRKLVLFLIARLFGKRTVFQLHSGNFEQFFDRSDWLPRRLVELFLRKVDCVIAVSTPLANWLQQWRRKDAVRVIGNMALDAEHGAPVPNRLAHARPYIAFAGRLNEAKGLDELLQAVAALTRKGRDIELRVAGIGDTHRWRHIAESHGIADRVVFEGWLEGDAKLAFYSGARLFCMPSHFESFGISTLEAMFCGLPVVGTRVGGFLDLIEDGVSGYLVDVHDSRGLAEALCKLVDDPEHAVRMGSAGLARAQTCFRAESIVERYVQCYRYVDTQCGSKR, encoded by the coding sequence ATGAGCGTGCGAATTCTTCAGGTTGGTCCGGGGCATGGGCAAAAAGGTGGCATCGCAACGGTGCTTTCTCAGTTGGCCACAAGCCGAGATCAATTCGAGAAGGCCGGCGTATCTCTCTCGTTCTTCGAAACGCGCGGATTCCGGAATATCGGCGGACCGCTGGCGTTCTGGATGGTCGATGTTCCGTTGTTTGCGCGATCGGCTATTTCTGTTGATGTTGTGCATTTTCATGTCTCCGAGCGGGGGTCGTTCTACCGGAAACTTGTGCTGTTCCTTATCGCGCGACTCTTTGGGAAGCGCACGGTATTTCAGCTGCATTCAGGCAATTTCGAACAATTTTTCGATAGATCGGACTGGCTGCCCCGTCGGCTGGTCGAACTGTTTCTTCGCAAGGTTGACTGCGTAATCGCGGTTTCGACGCCTCTAGCAAATTGGCTTCAGCAATGGCGGAGAAAGGATGCAGTTCGGGTTATCGGAAATATGGCGCTTGACGCAGAGCACGGTGCGCCGGTACCTAACCGCCTTGCGCACGCGAGGCCATATATTGCATTTGCCGGCCGATTGAATGAAGCCAAGGGGCTCGATGAGCTCCTTCAAGCCGTTGCCGCTCTGACGCGGAAAGGGCGCGATATCGAACTCCGTGTGGCCGGAATCGGTGACACGCACCGCTGGAGGCATATCGCCGAATCGCACGGAATCGCCGACCGCGTGGTATTCGAAGGTTGGCTGGAAGGCGATGCGAAGCTCGCGTTTTATAGCGGTGCACGTTTGTTCTGCATGCCCAGCCATTTCGAGTCGTTCGGCATTTCTACACTCGAAGCAATGTTCTGCGGCTTGCCCGTGGTAGGAACCCGCGTGGGCGGATTTCTCGATCTCATTGAAGATGGCGTGAGCGGGTATCTCGTTGATGTCCACGATTCACGCGGGCTGGCAGAGGCGCTTTGCAAACTAGTCGACGATCCGGAGCATGCAGTTCGAATGGGCTCCGCAGGACTTGCTCGCGCTCAAACGTGCTTTAGAGCGGAATCAATTGTCGAACGATATGTTCAGTGCTATCGATACGTTGATACGCAATGCGGGAGTAAGCGATGA